TTGGCGGGCGGGACGAATTCAGGCGTTCGGCAAAGACCGTCTATCTTGTGGACAGCGTCTCTCCGCTGCAGATGGACGCGCGGACCGTCGACGTCATTCGGGTCCTCGCGGAATATCGTCAGCCGTTCTCGTTCACATCGGGCGTGATCACGGGACTGACGGGGCCGGTCACACTCGCCGGCGCAATAGCGGTAGGAAACGCGGAGATACTCTCAGGCATCGCGCTGGCGCAGATGATCGAGGAGGGAACTCCCGCGATATACGGCATTCCCGTCAGCGGAGCGGACATGCGGACCAGCCGCGCAGTGTTCGGCGCGCCTGAGATGTGCCTCGGCATTCGCTATGCCGCCAAACTTGCTAAATTTTACGGGCTTCCCAGCCGCGGCCCGGCGGCGATCTCAGACGCCGCCTATCCAAGCCAGCAATGCGCGTTTGAGTCGATGATGACTATGTCTGCCTGCTTTAACGAAGGACTCGATTTTCTGCTCCATACGGCTGGCTGTCAGGACAGTTTCAACTCAATGTCGCCTCAAAAATTCGCGGTGGACGTTGAACTGTTCCGCAGGATGAACTATCTTGACAGGGACATCGCGGTCGACGAAGACTCGCTTGCCGTGGCGCTGACGATGGAGACAGGACACGGCGGCAACTATCTGACCTGTGACCACACGCTGGCGAACTTTAAAAAATCGCTTTACATCCCTCAAATAGGCCTCCGCTACTCGTCCGACTTTGATAATGAATTTGACGCGCAGATAACAAAATTTCTCAAGAAAAACGTAAAAAAATATGCCGTCCCAAATATGGAGGCACACGATATCTCCGGCCTCAGGTCAACAGCCGCAGCTTCGGGGCTGCCGGAGGAATTCATGGACGCCGTTGAGCGGCTGCTGGAAGAGCGGTTCGAAACAATCTAGGCCGTCTGAAAAATAAGGAACTAAGGGGGAGGTAAAAGAGATGAACGAAAATATACTCAACGCGATCGCCGAAGCCGTGATGGACGGAGACGTGGCGTCAACCCAGAAAAATGTGGGCGCAGCAAAAGAACAGGGGATTCCCGCAGAGCGAATTC
This region of Cloacibacillus sp. genomic DNA includes:
- a CDS encoding trimethylamine methyltransferase family protein yields the protein MTFENKLQKIHDASMGLLAKSGIRYPSPTALDIFKKHGADVEGDIVRIDESTLMKYIDKAPARFTIEARNPKYNVDMGGGGHYAVPAYGSPYVEDFTGETRYSTLKDFIYFLKQIEALDDFHINGGILCQPNEYEAGVVTLLMWYAILRGSEKVPFCPAGNEKETRTMMEMACNLFGGRDEFRRSAKTVYLVDSVSPLQMDARTVDVIRVLAEYRQPFSFTSGVITGLTGPVTLAGAIAVGNAEILSGIALAQMIEEGTPAIYGIPVSGADMRTSRAVFGAPEMCLGIRYAAKLAKFYGLPSRGPAAISDAAYPSQQCAFESMMTMSACFNEGLDFLLHTAGCQDSFNSMSPQKFAVDVELFRRMNYLDRDIAVDEDSLAVALTMETGHGGNYLTCDHTLANFKKSLYIPQIGLRYSSDFDNEFDAQITKFLKKNVKKYAVPNMEAHDISGLRSTAAASGLPEEFMDAVERLLEERFETI